Proteins from a genomic interval of Pseudobacteroides sp.:
- a CDS encoding ATP-binding protein encodes MQWKLVSIFISITLVLMIIMWLFLIDSVESTYFQSFKASIESGLNKWELKNNKKAGVAEAKKSLVDKNYAILTFYVGEDRTYALVDKDLNIDKFYDSRYSDNDKSAYLEDLLKSKNFVTAMSGQIGDKEILMHTADGTAFYDYAWTNGNYILYFRYYRQDLGNTIDNLNIDLLKSSIIAIILSLLIGYALSKTITIPIINVMHKAQKVAGGDFDQLVDVKSEDEIGKLTKTFNFMAKELKQKIIGISSEKSKIETILKYMADGVIAFNMSGEVIHSNPASLRMLGLRDASFTFYEFAKSYSLDISIEDLLESESSASREANIRTMHKIIKIYFALFTDEENNAEGIIIVLQDITEQQRLDDMRKEFVANVSHELRTPLTSIKSYAETLLDGEYRNGEIAEKFLGVINSEADRMTRLVKDLLQLSSLDNKKMHWNKKNIQLTEIVKNCVNKMSIDAKIKEQSLEFFVEEDPGEVYADRDRIEQVVINIISNAIKYTHIRGIITVSVGVNENMAFIRVADTGIGISQEDIKRVFERFYRVDKARSREMGGTGLGLAIAKEIVEAHGGTILVSSEIGVGTVLTVNLRLSCEI; translated from the coding sequence TTGCAGTGGAAGCTGGTTTCTATCTTTATTTCTATAACCTTGGTCCTTATGATTATTATGTGGCTGTTTTTAATAGACTCGGTAGAATCTACCTACTTCCAGAGCTTTAAGGCAAGCATAGAATCGGGGCTAAACAAGTGGGAGCTTAAAAACAACAAAAAGGCAGGAGTAGCTGAAGCTAAAAAATCCCTTGTGGACAAGAATTATGCAATTCTTACTTTCTATGTCGGGGAAGACAGAACCTATGCTCTTGTTGATAAGGACCTTAATATCGATAAATTTTACGACTCAAGATACAGCGATAATGACAAGAGTGCTTACCTTGAGGATTTATTGAAGTCCAAGAATTTTGTCACTGCAATGTCCGGACAAATCGGAGACAAGGAAATTCTGATGCATACTGCAGACGGAACTGCCTTTTATGACTATGCCTGGACAAATGGTAATTATATACTTTATTTTAGGTATTATAGGCAGGATTTGGGTAATACTATAGATAATCTCAATATTGATTTACTTAAGAGCTCAATAATTGCAATAATTCTATCGTTGCTAATCGGGTATGCTCTCTCAAAAACCATCACCATTCCAATTATAAACGTAATGCATAAGGCACAAAAGGTTGCTGGGGGCGATTTCGACCAATTGGTTGATGTAAAATCCGAGGATGAGATTGGAAAGTTGACAAAGACATTTAACTTTATGGCTAAAGAGCTGAAGCAGAAGATTATCGGTATTTCCAGTGAAAAAAGCAAAATAGAAACTATTTTAAAATACATGGCGGACGGAGTAATAGCCTTTAATATGTCGGGTGAGGTTATACATTCCAACCCGGCATCTTTAAGAATGCTGGGGCTAAGGGATGCAAGCTTTACTTTTTACGAGTTTGCAAAAAGCTATTCTTTGGATATAAGCATAGAGGATCTTTTAGAGTCTGAGTCATCTGCCTCTAGAGAAGCAAATATAAGGACCATGCACAAAATAATAAAAATATACTTTGCATTATTTACCGATGAGGAAAACAATGCTGAGGGTATAATTATTGTGCTTCAAGATATTACAGAGCAGCAAAGGCTTGATGATATGAGAAAAGAGTTTGTTGCCAACGTTTCACATGAGCTCAGGACTCCGCTTACATCTATAAAAAGCTATGCCGAGACCCTTTTGGATGGTGAGTACAGGAATGGTGAAATAGCAGAAAAATTCCTGGGAGTAATAAACTCAGAGGCAGACAGAATGACAAGGCTCGTTAAGGATCTATTGCAGTTGTCCAGTCTGGACAATAAAAAAATGCACTGGAATAAGAAAAATATACAGTTGACGGAAATTGTAAAGAATTGTGTGAATAAAATGTCCATTGATGCAAAAATCAAGGAACAGTCACTTGAGTTTTTTGTTGAGGAAGACCCTGGAGAAGTGTATGCAGACAGGGATCGTATAGAGCAGGTTGTGATAAATATAATAAGCAACGCTATCAAATATACCCATATTAGAGGCATCATAACAGTAAGTGTAGGTGTTAATGAGAACATGGCATTTATCAGGGTTGCTGATACGGGAATCGGCATATCTCAGGAGGATATTAAAAGGGTCTTCGAAAGATTTTACAGGGTGGACAAAG
- the yycF gene encoding response regulator YycF has product MNKKILIVEDEKNIVDILKFNLKKEGFDTIEAHDGEQGLELAINQKPDLILLDIMLPKMDGFTVCRKIRQSLSTPILMLTAKEEEVDKVLGLELGADDYITKPFSPRELMARVKANIRRTALSEVQPSNTESIMKIGNLEIDFERYEIKNDNTTIELTLREFELVKFLALSQGQVFSREVLLEKVWGYEYYGDVRTVDVTVRRIREKLEKNPSEPEYIITKRGVGYFFKKVG; this is encoded by the coding sequence GTGAATAAAAAAATACTGATAGTAGAAGATGAGAAAAACATTGTTGACATTCTTAAATTTAACCTAAAAAAGGAAGGATTCGATACAATAGAGGCTCATGATGGAGAGCAGGGGTTAGAGCTGGCAATAAACCAGAAGCCTGACTTGATCCTTCTTGATATAATGCTGCCTAAAATGGATGGATTTACTGTATGTCGTAAAATCAGGCAAAGCCTTTCCACACCTATATTGATGCTTACTGCAAAGGAAGAGGAAGTGGATAAGGTGTTAGGCCTTGAGCTTGGTGCGGATGACTATATTACCAAGCCGTTTAGTCCTAGGGAGCTTATGGCCAGGGTAAAGGCAAACATAAGAAGGACTGCACTTTCAGAGGTACAGCCTTCCAATACTGAAAGTATAATGAAAATAGGCAATCTTGAAATTGATTTCGAACGTTATGAAATAAAAAATGATAATACTACTATAGAGCTTACTTTAAGAGAGTTTGAGCTGGTTAAATTTCTGGCTCTTTCCCAGGGACAGGTTTTTTCCAGGGAGGTGCTTTTGGAAAAGGTCTGGGGTTATGAATATTATGGCGATGTACGTACGGTTGATGTGACAGTTAGAAGAATAAGAGAAAAGCTGGAGAAGAATCCTAGCGAGCCCGAGTATATAATTACAAAAAGAGGTGTAGGTTACTTCTTCAAAAAGGTAGGATAA